One Tolypothrix bouteillei VB521301 DNA window includes the following coding sequences:
- a CDS encoding glycosyltransferase family 4 protein — MNSRTEQRIALISVHGDPAIEIGKEEAGGQNVYVCQVGEALARLGWQVDMFTRKISTEQDTIVQHSPNCRTIRLEAGAVEFVPRDNLFGYLPEFVDNFLKFQQDNNYVYPLVHTNYWLSSWVGMQLKELQGSKQVHTYHSLGVVKYNTIETIPLIASTRLAVEKQVLETAERIVATSPQEKEHMRTLVSTKGSVDIIPCGTDIGRFGCVDRQVARAVLGIDPEAKLVLYVGRFDPRKGIETLVRAVGQSQFRSSDKLQLIVGGGSRPGHSDGIERDRIESIVAELGMSDFTTFPGRLSQEILPYYYAAADVCVVPSHYEPFGLVAIEAMASGTPVVASDVGGLQFTVVPEQTGLLATPQDAGAFSAAIDKILGNPQLRDKWGQGGRQRVETKFSWDGVASQLSQLYTQILQAHLENTLKGTSEKSPQEAILVS; from the coding sequence ATGAACTCTAGAACTGAGCAACGCATCGCCTTAATTTCAGTCCACGGTGATCCGGCGATTGAAATTGGGAAAGAAGAGGCTGGAGGACAGAACGTTTACGTATGCCAAGTGGGAGAAGCACTGGCTAGATTGGGGTGGCAAGTTGATATGTTTACCCGCAAAATTAGTACAGAGCAAGACACAATAGTTCAACACAGCCCCAATTGTCGAACAATTCGACTAGAGGCTGGAGCTGTTGAATTTGTGCCACGAGATAATCTGTTTGGATACTTGCCAGAATTTGTGGATAACTTCCTAAAATTCCAACAAGACAACAATTACGTGTATCCTCTGGTTCATACAAATTATTGGCTCTCCAGTTGGGTCGGGATGCAGTTGAAGGAGCTCCAAGGGAGCAAACAGGTTCATACCTACCACTCTTTAGGAGTGGTTAAGTACAACACAATAGAAACGATTCCTCTGATAGCCAGTACTCGGTTAGCAGTGGAGAAACAAGTTTTGGAGACAGCAGAACGCATTGTAGCGACGAGCCCGCAAGAGAAAGAACATATGCGAACTCTTGTTTCTACAAAAGGGAGTGTTGATATTATTCCCTGCGGTACTGACATTGGGAGGTTTGGTTGTGTTGACCGACAAGTAGCAAGAGCTGTATTGGGTATTGACCCTGAAGCCAAACTAGTGCTGTATGTAGGTCGTTTCGATCCGCGCAAAGGGATAGAAACTTTGGTGCGTGCGGTGGGTCAATCTCAGTTTCGCTCATCCGACAAGCTTCAACTGATTGTAGGTGGAGGAAGCCGTCCCGGTCATAGTGATGGAATAGAACGCGATCGCATTGAGAGCATTGTTGCTGAGTTAGGTATGAGTGATTTCACCACCTTCCCAGGTCGCCTCAGTCAAGAAATTCTGCCATACTATTACGCGGCTGCTGATGTGTGCGTTGTACCCAGTCATTATGAACCTTTTGGACTGGTAGCGATTGAAGCCATGGCTAGTGGTACACCAGTAGTTGCTAGTGATGTTGGGGGACTGCAATTTACCGTTGTACCAGAACAAACTGGTTTATTAGCAACACCACAAGATGCAGGAGCCTTCTCTGCAGCGATTGATAAAATCCTTGGAAATCCACAGTTGCGAGATAAATGGGGTCAAGGAGGTAGACAGCGAGTAGAAACCAAATTTAGTTGGGATGGAGTTGCATCTCAACTGAGTCAGCTTTACACTCAAATTCTGCAAGCACATCTTGAAAACACTCTGAAAGGAACTTCTGAAAAATCACCACAAGAAGCAATTTTAGTGAGTTAG
- a CDS encoding protein kinase domain-containing protein: MSVHINKIFSIPGYSILEKIYAGSKTLVCRGIREHDQKPVIIKAMQSKHPSFTQIAQFRNQYAIAVSLQFSGIVQTYSLENFDNSYALVMEDFGGVSLRDYLDRFKESNTISLQEFFHIAVQIASTLHQLHRNHVIHKDIKPANILINPNTFEVKLADFSIASLLPKEIQYPLAPNILEGTLAYISPEQTGRMNRGIDYRSDFYSLGVTFFELLTGQYSLQNQIQEIDLDFLKEDLPKILHFMKLGTNRIKNIVLGLRNFSRLDEAEMKPVDIHEEINSTLMILHHKLKAKVERPEIKVIKEYGKLPQVECYVNQMNQVFMNILVNAIDALELGTGNSKLGIRKISSLTLYFKSLIPTIIIRTLIVEKHIVEILIADNGSGIAPEVIQKIFDPFFTTKPIGSGTGLGLSISYQIVVEKHKGSLTCNSLLGQGTEFIIKIPIKQNKACNQIIRNS, translated from the coding sequence ATGTCTGTACATATAAACAAAATTTTTAGTATTCCTGGCTATAGCATCTTGGAAAAAATTTATGCAGGCAGTAAAACTCTAGTTTGCCGGGGTATTAGAGAACATGACCAAAAACCAGTGATTATTAAAGCGATGCAGAGCAAACATCCAAGTTTTACTCAAATTGCTCAGTTTCGCAATCAATATGCGATCGCAGTTAGTCTTCAGTTTTCAGGTATTGTCCAAACCTATAGCTTAGAAAATTTTGATAACAGCTATGCTTTGGTCATGGAAGATTTCGGTGGTGTTTCTTTGCGGGATTACTTAGATCGTTTTAAGGAATCAAATACCATATCTCTACAAGAGTTTTTCCATATTGCTGTTCAAATAGCTTCTACTCTCCACCAACTGCACCGAAACCACGTAATTCATAAAGATATTAAACCTGCAAATATCCTGATTAATCCCAACACCTTTGAGGTGAAGTTAGCAGATTTTAGTATTGCCTCCCTACTTCCAAAAGAAATTCAATACCCGCTCGCTCCCAATATTTTAGAAGGTACATTAGCTTATATTTCCCCCGAACAAACCGGAAGGATGAACCGAGGAATCGACTACCGTAGCGATTTTTATTCTCTTGGAGTTACATTTTTTGAACTCCTCACTGGACAGTATTCACTGCAAAATCAAATTCAAGAAATAGATCTAGATTTTCTGAAAGAAGACTTACCCAAAATTCTTCATTTCATGAAACTTGGCACCAACCGTATCAAGAATATCGTGTTAGGTCTGCGTAACTTTTCTCGCTTAGATGAAGCCGAAATGAAGCCAGTTGATATTCATGAGGAAATCAACAGTACTTTAATGATATTACATCATAAACTTAAAGCCAAAGTAGAGCGACCGGAAATTAAAGTTATAAAAGAATACGGAAAACTCCCCCAGGTTGAATGTTATGTCAATCAAATGAACCAAGTTTTTATGAATATACTGGTAAATGCAATTGATGCTTTGGAACTAGGAACAGGGAACTCGAAACTAGGGATTAGAAAGATAAGCTCCCTAACTCTCTATTTTAAATCTTTAATCCCCACAATTATTATTCGTACATTGATTGTAGAAAAACATATTGTAGAGATTCTGATTGCTGACAACGGTTCTGGAATAGCTCCGGAAGTTATACAAAAAATCTTCGATCCGTTTTTTACAACTAAGCCAATAGGAAGTGGAACTGGTTTGGGGTTATCAATCAGTTACCAAATTGTAGTAGAAAAACATAAGGGTAGTTTAACTTGCAATTCCCTACTAGGTCAGGGAACTGAATTTATTATTAAAATCCCAATTAAGCAGAATAAAGCTTGTAACCAAATAATTCGTAATTCGTAA
- a CDS encoding RNA recognition motif domain-containing protein, whose product MSVRLYIGNLPKEEIDRQELQAVFAAEGDAVTTKLIKDRKTGKCRGFGFLTVNNDEQADQIIEKYNGFLFKESAIKLEKALPRTKGGEEGGEDQPTATKAPSQGGSSHAAPIQKEGGNRREKSSKKSRRGGGSKENIPTTSGNSDDTIRPDPRWANQLEKLKQMLAAQTTS is encoded by the coding sequence ATGTCCGTTCGCCTATACATAGGCAATTTGCCAAAAGAAGAAATAGATCGTCAAGAATTACAAGCAGTATTTGCAGCGGAAGGTGATGCTGTCACAACTAAGCTGATCAAAGATCGCAAAACTGGTAAGTGTCGCGGTTTTGGTTTTCTGACGGTAAATAATGACGAGCAAGCAGACCAAATTATTGAAAAATACAATGGTTTCTTGTTCAAAGAATCTGCTATCAAACTCGAAAAAGCTCTACCTCGTACTAAAGGTGGAGAAGAAGGTGGCGAGGATCAACCAACTGCGACTAAAGCACCAAGTCAAGGTGGAAGCAGCCATGCAGCTCCCATACAAAAAGAAGGTGGTAACCGTAGAGAAAAAAGCTCCAAGAAATCCCGTCGTGGCGGTGGCTCTAAAGAGAATATTCCTACTACATCTGGAAACTCAGATGACACGATTCGTCCAGATCCTCGCTGGGCTAATCAGTTGGAGAAACTCAAGCAAATGCTGGCTGCACAAACTACCAGTTAG
- a CDS encoding PEP-CTERM sorting domain-containing protein, with the protein MFFLPQSINDKKSLILLGLATLGLLLAPNSASAFELVNKTGFKDSDFENLRQQGQFTELFVAEGRIGDNNPSEGIHEIDILRDTKISFTPVVKDGRTWQNNSFVDFSLEYTGSEVTYKVGEKTLKTNSFSGPVTDIFLRTFAQQDKISKNNKNNAVQLTDLLFYESANSQGKAIGNLSSFGTATSSDTDYIQLSKISAGFKLTGKVAMSWEGGMLSQSNLAYQIKVGNSPKTTSVPEPGTLGAIALAAFAGIGYKRRKSS; encoded by the coding sequence ATGTTTTTCTTGCCCCAATCTATTAATGACAAAAAATCTCTGATTTTACTGGGATTAGCTACACTAGGTTTATTGTTAGCACCCAATTCAGCCAGTGCTTTTGAATTAGTTAACAAAACTGGTTTTAAAGATTCGGATTTTGAAAACTTGAGACAACAAGGTCAATTTACGGAATTATTTGTAGCTGAAGGTCGAATTGGCGATAATAACCCAAGTGAGGGAATTCATGAAATTGATATTCTTAGAGATACCAAAATCAGTTTTACCCCTGTAGTTAAAGACGGTCGTACTTGGCAGAACAATAGCTTTGTAGACTTTAGTCTGGAATATACAGGAAGCGAAGTAACATATAAAGTTGGCGAAAAAACCTTAAAAACAAATAGTTTTAGCGGTCCAGTCACCGATATATTCCTTCGCACTTTTGCACAGCAAGATAAAATCAGTAAAAATAATAAAAATAACGCGGTTCAACTGACTGACCTTCTGTTTTATGAATCGGCAAACAGTCAAGGTAAGGCAATTGGTAATTTATCCTCTTTTGGTACAGCCACTAGTAGTGACACAGACTATATCCAACTTAGTAAAATATCTGCAGGGTTTAAACTGACTGGTAAAGTGGCTATGAGCTGGGAAGGTGGAATGCTCAGTCAGTCGAATCTCGCCTATCAAATTAAAGTTGGGAATTCTCCAAAAACAACAAGCGTACCTGAACCCGGTACACTTGGTGCGATCGCATTAGCAGCATTTGCGGGGATAGGTTACAAACGACGTAAAAGCAGTTAG
- a CDS encoding choice-of-anchor W domain-containing protein gives MIQRKLLLIFGLLTLGLCTVPNPAKALTLSQNPNFTDTDFENLIKQGQFSEKFVAEGRIGDLGGLATYELSINDDIQQGGQPVEQQQYAWVNNQPVNFSLEYTGNSVKYIVGGQTLSSTAFNGPVSDIFIRTFASQNSVVSLSDLVLNGTSLGSLNSSSLGLASDVDYLRISDISDPFVLTGQTTLFWAGTTPPKNSQLAYQFKVGGSSKTSVPEPGTIGAIALVAFAGLGYSRKKPAA, from the coding sequence ATGATTCAACGGAAACTGCTCTTGATTTTTGGTCTATTGACCCTTGGACTGTGTACAGTGCCAAACCCAGCAAAAGCCCTAACACTCAGCCAAAACCCTAATTTCACAGATACGGATTTTGAAAATCTCATCAAGCAAGGGCAATTTTCTGAAAAGTTTGTTGCTGAAGGTCGAATTGGAGATCTTGGAGGTCTTGCTACTTATGAACTTAGTATTAATGACGATATTCAGCAAGGCGGTCAGCCTGTTGAGCAACAACAGTATGCTTGGGTTAACAACCAGCCAGTAAACTTCAGTCTGGAATACACGGGTAACAGCGTTAAATATATTGTTGGCGGTCAGACTTTGTCCAGCACGGCTTTTAATGGTCCGGTGAGCGATATTTTCATCCGTACCTTTGCTTCACAGAATAGTGTTGTTAGTTTGAGTGACTTGGTGCTGAATGGTACAAGCCTTGGATCTCTAAATTCTTCTTCTTTGGGTCTTGCTTCAGATGTGGATTACCTAAGAATTAGCGACATTAGCGATCCTTTTGTGCTGACAGGTCAGACAACATTATTTTGGGCTGGTACAACTCCACCAAAGAATTCTCAACTAGCATACCAATTTAAGGTAGGGGGTTCGTCTAAGACCAGCGTACCCGAACCCGGTACAATTGGCGCGATCGCATTGGTCGCATTTGCAGGTTTGGGTTACAGCCGCAAAAAGCCAGCAGCTTAA
- a CDS encoding Rqc2 family fibronectin-binding protein — MQTFDFTTLTAVCSDIRANWLPSRIEQVYQRNSYTIAIALRTIKQRSWLEISWHPQAARLHIGDPPPRIPDTFTFSQQLIHQLGGLALVSIDIIDPWERAVDLQFARRPGESALYHVYVEIMGKYSNVILTDASNTIITVAHQVNQQQSSVRPILTGQSYEKPPRLTATVPSLTESQERWQERVSLIPGAIKKQLLKNYRGVSPSLIQSMLQVSGIDPESTTDTLKSEDWQRLFQRWCEWLQRLESEKYEPVWTAGGYNVLGWGALKPAEDIQELLNRYYTDQFNLQTFSQLRHQLNQKLNNTLEKLRVKAAAFEHRLQQSEQADEYRQKADLLMAHLHEWQVGMKEIVLPDFETGKPIKISLEPDKNAVQNAQNLYKQHQKLKRARTAVEPLLIEVKAEIEYLEQVDAAISQIDSYQTSEDLQALEEIREELIQQQYLEDSGYRRRSSTESANINFHHFRTPSGFEVLIGRNNRQNDQLTFRVANDYDLWFHAQEIPGSHLLLRLEAGAVPEESDLQYVANLAAYYSRSRQSDQVPIVYTQPKYVYKPKGAKPGIAIYKQERVIWGRPQLANSEQ; from the coding sequence GTGCAAACTTTTGACTTTACGACTCTTACTGCTGTTTGTAGCGATATCCGCGCTAACTGGCTACCATCTCGCATAGAGCAAGTTTATCAGCGCAACAGCTACACTATTGCGATCGCACTCCGCACGATCAAACAACGGAGTTGGCTGGAAATTTCTTGGCATCCCCAAGCCGCCCGCCTTCACATCGGAGATCCACCACCAAGAATCCCAGATACTTTTACCTTCAGCCAACAACTGATACATCAGTTAGGTGGATTGGCATTAGTCTCCATAGACATAATCGACCCCTGGGAACGTGCTGTTGATTTACAGTTTGCTCGTCGTCCGGGCGAAAGCGCTTTATATCACGTGTATGTTGAAATCATGGGTAAGTACAGTAACGTTATTCTTACCGATGCTAGTAACACAATAATTACTGTTGCCCACCAAGTTAACCAACAACAATCCAGCGTCCGCCCGATTCTTACAGGACAATCCTATGAAAAACCACCCCGACTCACTGCTACCGTACCCAGTTTGACAGAATCTCAGGAACGCTGGCAAGAAAGAGTCAGTTTAATACCAGGAGCTATCAAAAAGCAGTTACTCAAAAACTACCGTGGCGTTTCTCCTTCGCTTATACAGTCAATGTTACAGGTATCCGGTATAGATCCGGAGAGTACAACCGATACCCTAAAATCAGAGGATTGGCAGCGTCTGTTTCAGCGATGGTGCGAATGGTTACAAAGATTGGAGAGCGAGAAATACGAACCTGTTTGGACAGCAGGAGGATACAACGTCCTGGGTTGGGGTGCATTGAAACCAGCTGAAGATATTCAAGAGCTACTCAATCGCTATTATACTGACCAATTCAATTTACAGACATTTTCTCAGCTGCGGCATCAGTTGAATCAAAAACTCAACAACACTTTAGAAAAATTGCGAGTCAAGGCTGCTGCGTTTGAGCACCGCTTACAGCAATCCGAACAAGCAGATGAGTACAGGCAAAAAGCCGATTTGTTAATGGCGCACTTGCATGAATGGCAAGTGGGAATGAAGGAGATTGTCTTACCTGACTTTGAAACTGGTAAACCTATCAAGATTTCCTTAGAACCGGACAAAAATGCAGTGCAAAATGCTCAAAATTTGTACAAACAGCACCAAAAACTCAAACGCGCCCGTACTGCTGTGGAACCGCTATTGATAGAAGTTAAGGCAGAGATTGAGTATTTGGAGCAAGTAGACGCAGCGATTTCTCAAATAGACAGCTACCAAACATCAGAAGATTTACAAGCTTTAGAGGAAATTCGCGAGGAACTGATTCAGCAGCAATATTTAGAAGACTCAGGGTATCGCCGTCGCAGTTCTACAGAATCCGCTAACATCAACTTTCATCATTTCCGCACCCCTAGTGGTTTTGAAGTTTTAATCGGTCGCAACAATCGTCAAAACGACCAGTTAACTTTTCGAGTTGCGAATGACTACGATTTATGGTTTCACGCACAAGAAATTCCGGGGAGTCACCTGCTTTTGCGTTTGGAAGCCGGTGCAGTTCCAGAGGAAAGCGATTTACAGTACGTTGCCAACCTAGCAGCATACTACAGTCGCAGCCGTCAAAGCGACCAAGTGCCAATAGTTTATACTCAACCAAAGTATGTCTACAAGCCCAAGGGAGCAAAACCTGGCATTGCTATCTACAAGCAGGAACGCGTTATTTGGGGACGACCGCAGTTAGCGAACAGCGAACAGTGA